Proteins from one Halovivax limisalsi genomic window:
- a CDS encoding S8 family serine peptidase → MRSQRTTLIAVLLAVAMAGAIFAPLGAGASGPLPSSATTTETVSDDPTTATIDASLNDETGPTELWLVLPGVATTDLQGGPDAVVDALKARAAVTQEPVVAELERLDGVAVEDTFWIRNSVRVTADLDRVDLETLAAIDGVERLEPTVEFEVPDLVPVSNPVEPRDDHVTYGLDQLNVTEAWEELGATGEGVRVVVADTGVHADHQDIDLTEENGWNDIFNNESEPVDRMGHGTHVSGTIAGGDASGTAIGVAPDADLAHAKVCDSTGSCADADVMAAFEWAVETDSDVINFSLGTTELGTFADVVHNTMEAGTLVVAGSGNENEGSVITPAAAYDSISVGATNEEREIALFSSGDLVSEGDFDGNYYDHWPGEFIVPDAAAPGVAIYSARAPDAWMLGCQEGEYCTLQGTSMATPHVTGVAALVLSANPDLGPRAVKDVILESTWKPDSWDPSEADHFNPETGRDSRYGMGIVDAYEAVQLAAEPGVAEFDVEVAGTNSPVTEGEDLVVDATVENVGDASGEQTVELADLGGMTADSASVSLEANESTSIQLTWSTKPGDAGSGEVTVSSSDHGDSVPVEIQSDESDPGCELPGDVDGDGQVSSLDATKTQRFIAGLEPDTFDEDCADLDEDGDITPADVTAIHQTIVGS, encoded by the coding sequence ATGAGAAGTCAACGCACGACACTGATCGCCGTACTGCTCGCGGTCGCGATGGCCGGCGCGATTTTCGCGCCCCTCGGTGCGGGGGCGAGCGGCCCGCTCCCGTCGTCTGCGACGACCACCGAGACGGTATCGGACGATCCGACGACGGCGACGATCGACGCATCGCTTAACGATGAAACGGGCCCGACTGAACTCTGGCTGGTATTGCCGGGCGTCGCGACGACCGACCTGCAGGGCGGACCGGACGCGGTGGTCGACGCGTTGAAGGCCCGAGCCGCGGTGACCCAGGAGCCGGTGGTCGCCGAGCTCGAGCGCCTCGACGGGGTCGCCGTCGAGGACACCTTCTGGATTCGCAACAGCGTCCGGGTGACGGCCGATCTCGATCGGGTCGACCTCGAGACGCTGGCGGCGATCGACGGCGTCGAGCGTCTCGAGCCGACCGTCGAATTCGAGGTTCCCGACCTGGTACCCGTGTCGAATCCTGTCGAGCCCCGGGACGACCACGTCACTTACGGACTCGATCAACTGAACGTCACGGAGGCCTGGGAGGAACTCGGCGCGACGGGCGAGGGCGTCCGCGTCGTGGTCGCCGATACGGGCGTCCACGCCGACCACCAGGACATCGATCTCACCGAGGAAAACGGCTGGAACGACATCTTCAACAACGAGAGCGAGCCGGTCGACCGCATGGGTCACGGCACGCACGTCAGCGGGACGATCGCTGGCGGCGACGCATCGGGAACGGCGATCGGCGTCGCGCCCGACGCCGACCTCGCGCACGCGAAAGTCTGTGATTCCACCGGGAGTTGCGCCGACGCCGACGTGATGGCGGCGTTCGAGTGGGCAGTCGAGACGGACTCGGACGTCATCAACTTCAGCCTCGGCACGACCGAGCTCGGCACGTTCGCCGACGTCGTCCACAACACGATGGAGGCGGGCACGCTCGTCGTCGCGGGAAGCGGAAACGAAAACGAGGGGTCGGTCATCACCCCCGCCGCGGCGTACGACTCGATCTCGGTTGGGGCGACGAACGAGGAACGGGAGATCGCGCTGTTCTCCAGCGGCGACCTCGTGAGCGAGGGCGACTTCGACGGGAACTACTACGACCACTGGCCCGGCGAGTTCATCGTTCCCGACGCGGCCGCGCCGGGCGTGGCCATTTACAGCGCGCGTGCGCCGGACGCCTGGATGCTCGGCTGTCAGGAGGGCGAGTACTGCACCCTGCAAGGGACCTCGATGGCGACGCCGCACGTGACCGGCGTCGCGGCGCTGGTCCTGTCCGCGAACCCGGACCTCGGGCCGCGAGCGGTCAAGGACGTCATCCTCGAGTCGACCTGGAAGCCGGACTCCTGGGACCCATCCGAGGCGGACCACTTCAACCCCGAGACCGGGCGGGACTCCCGCTACGGCATGGGAATCGTCGACGCCTACGAGGCCGTGCAGCTGGCCGCCGAGCCGGGCGTGGCCGAGTTCGACGTCGAGGTCGCGGGGACGAACTCGCCCGTGACCGAGGGGGAGGACCTGGTCGTCGACGCCACCGTCGAGAACGTCGGCGACGCGAGCGGCGAGCAGACGGTCGAGCTCGCCGATCTCGGTGGGATGACCGCCGATTCGGCGTCCGTCTCGCTCGAGGCGAACGAGTCGACGTCGATCCAGTTGACCTGGAGCACGAAGCCCGGCGACGCCGGCTCCGGGGAGGTGACGGTCAGCAGCTCGGATCACGGCGACTCGGTGCCGGTCGAGATCCAATCGGACGAGTCCGACCCCGGCTGTGAGCTGCCGGGTGACGTCGACGGCGACGGGCAGGTGTCCTCGCTCGACGCGACGAAGACCCAGCGCTTCATCGCGGGCCTCGAACCCGACACCTTCGACGAGGACTGTGCGGACCTGGACGAAGACGGCGATATCACGCCGGCCGACGTGACGGCGATCCACCAGACCATCGTCGGGTCCTGA
- a CDS encoding S8 family serine peptidase has protein sequence MNTNRCTAVVLAVVLLGAVFAPLGAASPTTLESQSTEPADAADATAQIDESLFDESGETDLFLYLPDIDASTRQAGPDAVESALKSTAERTQGPVLDALDEYDAVSVRDTFWIRNSVLVTADLDEIDLETLAAIDGVERILPAPTLEVPEPDGATPAEAGTGEPTWGLDAINAPEVWEDFDVTGEGIRVAVADTGVVADHPDIELAEEDGWYDATGDSSEPVDTFGHGTHVTGTISGGDASGTAIGVAPDVEIGAVRVCPGQSCDSQAIMESFEWAVETDSDILNFSLGGTPYGSYIEPVYNTMDAGTLVVAGAGNSGEGTVISPAAPWDSVAAGAIHENHSVAGFSSGKLITPEDFQLGEWMSHWPEDEEYIAPDVTTPGVNIYSAHSGGSMADCGDAEYCRVSGTSMATPHSSGIAALVMSADPDLGPYEVKDVLMEAAWKPEDWDPGEAQHYNPDTGRDSRYGVGIVDAYEAVSQVAEPPGEAEFAVSIDGTNAPVTEGEDLVVDATVENVGDGSGDDTIELADFDGAVVDSQSVSLDAGESTSIELTWNTDVGDAGSGEVTVSSGDQSDTATVEIQSDEPPEEGVIRLGSASVAAGEEVTVDLDTDFDDIAGYQAQISYDASAFDFVEASGVDINDPTVNDENGTLTLSASQAQGVDAPTLAELTFEAVGSAGDSTDLAFAESETQLNTEDAIVQPTEYADGSLTIEADEPPEEGFIRLGEAEASAGQTATVSLDSDLDGIAGYQARIDYDPSVVSFVEAAGVDLPDPTVNAENGTLTLSASAAQGTDAPTLANLTFEAVGSAGDATDLTFDTEFTRLNTEDEIVEPAEYLDGSFAVGESDCALAGDVDGDGQVTSIDATKTQQHIVGMDPGTFNEACADLNGDGEITPADVTQIQQIIVGMTG, from the coding sequence ATGAACACGAACCGATGTACTGCCGTCGTACTGGCTGTGGTGCTGCTCGGGGCCGTCTTCGCTCCGCTGGGAGCGGCGAGCCCGACCACGCTCGAGTCGCAGTCTACCGAGCCCGCGGACGCAGCCGACGCGACGGCGCAGATCGACGAATCGCTCTTCGACGAATCCGGAGAGACCGACCTCTTCCTGTACCTGCCGGACATCGACGCGTCGACCCGGCAGGCCGGTCCGGACGCGGTGGAATCGGCGCTGAAGTCGACCGCCGAGCGGACCCAGGGACCGGTGCTCGACGCGCTGGATGAGTACGATGCGGTGTCCGTCCGGGATACGTTCTGGATCCGCAACAGCGTGCTCGTGACGGCGGATCTGGACGAAATCGACCTCGAGACGCTGGCGGCGATCGACGGCGTCGAGCGCATCCTGCCGGCGCCGACCCTCGAGGTGCCCGAACCCGATGGTGCGACGCCGGCCGAGGCCGGTACTGGCGAGCCCACCTGGGGTCTCGACGCGATCAACGCGCCCGAGGTGTGGGAGGACTTCGACGTGACCGGCGAGGGCATCCGCGTCGCGGTCGCCGACACCGGCGTCGTCGCCGACCACCCCGACATCGAACTCGCCGAGGAGGACGGCTGGTACGACGCGACCGGCGACTCCTCGGAGCCGGTCGACACCTTCGGCCACGGGACCCACGTCACCGGGACGATCTCGGGCGGCGACGCCTCGGGAACCGCCATCGGCGTCGCGCCCGACGTCGAGATCGGGGCCGTGCGCGTCTGCCCGGGCCAATCCTGCGACTCGCAGGCCATCATGGAGTCCTTCGAGTGGGCGGTCGAAACGGATTCGGACATTCTCAACTTCAGTCTGGGTGGCACGCCGTACGGGAGTTACATCGAGCCCGTCTACAACACGATGGACGCGGGAACGCTCGTCGTCGCTGGCGCCGGCAACAGCGGGGAAGGAACCGTCATCTCGCCGGCCGCACCGTGGGACTCCGTCGCCGCCGGTGCCATTCACGAGAACCACAGTGTCGCCGGATTCTCGAGTGGCAAGTTGATCACGCCGGAGGACTTCCAGCTGGGCGAGTGGATGAGTCACTGGCCCGAGGACGAGGAGTACATCGCGCCGGACGTCACTACGCCCGGCGTTAACATTTACAGCGCTCACTCGGGCGGTAGCATGGCCGACTGTGGTGACGCCGAGTACTGCCGCGTCAGCGGCACGTCGATGGCGACGCCCCACTCCTCGGGGATCGCCGCGCTGGTCATGTCGGCCGATCCCGACCTCGGTCCGTACGAGGTCAAGGACGTCTTGATGGAGGCGGCCTGGAAACCCGAGGACTGGGACCCCGGCGAGGCCCAGCACTACAATCCGGACACCGGGCGCGACTCCCGGTACGGCGTCGGCATCGTCGACGCCTACGAGGCCGTGAGTCAGGTCGCCGAGCCCCCGGGCGAGGCCGAGTTCGCCGTCTCGATCGACGGGACGAACGCGCCCGTGACCGAGGGCGAGGACCTCGTCGTCGACGCCACGGTCGAGAACGTCGGCGACGGGAGCGGTGACGACACGATCGAACTCGCCGACTTCGACGGTGCGGTCGTCGACAGCCAGTCGGTCTCGCTCGACGCCGGCGAGTCGACGTCGATCGAGCTGACCTGGAACACCGACGTCGGCGACGCCGGTTCCGGCGAGGTGACCGTCAGCAGCGGCGACCAGAGCGACACCGCGACGGTCGAGATTCAGAGCGACGAGCCGCCGGAGGAGGGCGTCATCCGGCTGGGATCGGCCAGCGTCGCAGCCGGTGAGGAAGTGACGGTCGACCTCGACACCGACTTCGACGACATCGCGGGCTACCAGGCCCAGATCAGCTACGACGCCAGCGCATTCGACTTCGTCGAGGCGTCGGGCGTCGACATCAACGATCCGACCGTCAACGACGAGAACGGGACGCTGACGCTCTCGGCGAGTCAGGCGCAGGGTGTGGATGCGCCCACGCTCGCCGAGTTGACCTTCGAGGCGGTCGGGTCGGCTGGCGACTCGACGGACCTGGCGTTCGCGGAGTCGGAGACGCAGCTCAACACCGAGGATGCGATCGTCCAGCCCACGGAATACGCCGACGGCTCGCTCACCATCGAGGCGGACGAGCCACCGGAGGAGGGCTTCATCCGGCTGGGTGAGGCCGAGGCGAGTGCGGGCCAGACGGCGACGGTTTCGCTCGATTCGGACCTCGACGGCATCGCGGGCTACCAGGCCCGTATCGACTACGATCCGTCGGTCGTCTCGTTCGTCGAGGCCGCTGGCGTCGACCTTCCGGACCCGACGGTCAACGCCGAGAACGGGACGCTGACGCTCTCGGCCAGCGCGGCCCAGGGCACCGACGCACCGACGCTCGCGAACCTGACGTTCGAGGCGGTCGGCTCGGCGGGTGACGCGACGGATCTCACCTTCGACACCGAGTTTACCCGGCTCAACACCGAGGACGAGATCGTCGAACCCGCGGAGTACCTGGATGGGTCCTTCGCCGTCGGCGAGTCCGATTGCGCGCTCGCGGGCGACGTGGACGGCGACGGACAGGTGACCTCCATCGACGCGACGAAGACCCAGCAGCACATCGTCGGGATGGATCCGGGCACCTTCAACGAGGCCTGTGCGGATCTGAACGGCGACGGCGAGATCACGCCGGCGGACGTGACCCAGATCCAGCAGATCATCGTCGGGATGACGGGCTGA
- a CDS encoding S8 family serine peptidase, with the protein MRLSNTQLLAVLFAALLAGTMFVPLGAATHPLSSADDAATDAASVHESLSNASGETQLHLVLPDVPAVERRGGPDAVVSALQSTAERTQEPVIEAVERYDAVTVEATYWIRNSVFVTADLDEIDLETLAAIDGVERIEPRATIETPKPVAENPDPEPTDDHVTWGLDAINAPDVWEEFGVTGEGARVVVADTGVDPTHPDIDLAEEDGWLDPAQGSDTPEYSNDHGTHVSGTVAGGNASGTAIGVAPGVELAHARVLGGDGTGPDPLVEAFEWAVETDSDVISMSLSGQTTGMYSEVVYNTMDAGTLVVSSMGNNGEGTAGEPGSGYDTVGSGSIAENLAVTGTSGGDKLTESDFGDNYLDHWPDGGYIKPDLAAPGFLVLSAVPGGEYEEKAGTSMSTPHKAGTAALIFSANPDLTAWEVKDIMMETAWKPDDWDPNEAQHYNPDTGRDSRYGVGIVDAYAAVERAGEPEPAEFDVSIDGTNAPVTEGDELVVDATVENVGGESGDETIELADFDGAVVDSRSVSLEAGASTTVELTWNTDVGDAGSGEVTVSSENDTASAAVEIEPDESDPGCERPGDVDGDGEVNSLDATKTQQHIAGLDPGTFDENCADLTDDGAITPADVTAIHQAIVGFAA; encoded by the coding sequence ATGAGATTGAGCAACACCCAACTGCTGGCGGTACTGTTCGCCGCGCTGCTGGCGGGGACGATGTTCGTCCCGCTCGGTGCGGCGACGCACCCGTTGTCGTCCGCCGACGACGCGGCGACGGACGCGGCGTCAGTACACGAATCGCTTTCGAACGCGTCCGGCGAGACCCAACTCCACCTGGTGTTACCGGACGTACCCGCCGTCGAGCGCCGGGGCGGGCCGGACGCGGTCGTCTCGGCCCTGCAGTCGACGGCCGAACGGACCCAGGAGCCGGTTATCGAGGCGGTCGAACGCTACGACGCGGTGACGGTCGAGGCGACGTACTGGATCCGAAATAGCGTCTTCGTGACGGCGGATCTGGACGAAATCGACCTCGAGACGCTGGCGGCGATCGACGGCGTCGAGCGCATCGAGCCGCGGGCGACGATCGAGACGCCGAAACCGGTCGCCGAGAACCCCGACCCCGAACCGACCGACGATCACGTCACCTGGGGGCTGGACGCGATCAACGCCCCGGACGTCTGGGAGGAGTTCGGCGTGACCGGCGAGGGCGCTCGCGTCGTCGTCGCCGACACCGGCGTCGATCCGACCCATCCGGATATCGATCTCGCCGAGGAGGACGGCTGGCTGGACCCGGCTCAGGGCTCCGACACGCCGGAGTATAGCAACGACCACGGCACGCACGTCAGCGGAACGGTCGCCGGCGGCAACGCCTCCGGAACGGCGATCGGCGTGGCTCCCGGCGTCGAACTCGCGCACGCGCGCGTCCTCGGCGGTGACGGAACCGGTCCCGACCCGCTCGTCGAAGCCTTCGAGTGGGCCGTCGAGACCGACTCGGACGTCATCAGCATGAGTCTCAGCGGCCAGACGACCGGCATGTACTCCGAGGTCGTCTACAACACGATGGACGCGGGCACGCTCGTCGTCTCCTCGATGGGGAACAACGGCGAGGGAACGGCGGGTGAACCCGGTTCGGGGTACGACACGGTCGGTAGCGGGTCGATCGCCGAAAACCTGGCCGTAACCGGCACCTCCGGCGGCGACAAGCTGACGGAGAGTGACTTCGGCGACAACTATCTCGACCACTGGCCCGACGGCGGCTACATCAAGCCGGACCTCGCGGCGCCCGGCTTCCTGGTGCTGAGCGCCGTCCCCGGCGGCGAGTACGAGGAGAAGGCCGGGACGTCGATGTCGACGCCGCACAAGGCCGGCACGGCGGCCCTGATCTTCTCGGCGAATCCAGACCTGACCGCCTGGGAGGTCAAAGACATCATGATGGAGACGGCCTGGAAGCCCGACGACTGGGATCCGAACGAGGCCCAGCACTACAACCCCGACACCGGTCGGGACTCCCGGTACGGCGTCGGCATCGTCGACGCCTACGCGGCGGTCGAGCGAGCGGGCGAACCCGAACCCGCCGAGTTCGACGTCTCGATCGACGGGACGAACGCGCCCGTGACCGAGGGCGACGAGCTGGTCGTCGACGCGACGGTCGAGAACGTCGGCGGCGAGAGCGGTGACGAGACGATCGAACTGGCCGACTTCGACGGCGCGGTCGTCGACAGCCGGTCGGTCTCGCTCGAGGCGGGCGCGTCGACGACGGTCGAGCTGACCTGGAACACCGACGTCGGCGACGCTGGCTCCGGCGAGGTGACCGTCAGCAGCGAAAACGACACCGCTTCGGCGGCCGTCGAAATCGAACCGGACGAATCCGACCCCGGCTGCGAACGGCCCGGTGACGTCGACGGCGACGGCGAAGTAAATTCGCTGGACGCGACGAAGACCCAGCAGCACATCGCCGGCCTCGATCCGGGCACCTTCGACGAGAACTGTGCGGACCTGACCGACGACGGCGCGATAACGCCGGCGGACGTGACGGCGATCCACCAGGCGATCGTCGGCTTCGCGGCCTGA
- a CDS encoding S8 family serine peptidase — protein sequence MTPKRLIALVLAVLVLGTVFAPLGAASPTTLDPQATEPADVADATAQIDDSLFDESGETDLFLYLPDVGEATRQTDPEAVESALKSIAERTQGPVLDALDEYDSVTVEDTFWIRNSVLVTADLDAVDLETLAAIDGVERIEPHVSVPAPEPVEATSVAHSQDDHVTWGLDAINAPDVWGEFGVTGEGARVVVADTGVDADHPDIDLADEDGWIDLVGDADDPVDDSGHGTHVSGTLVGGNATGTAIGVAPDAELGVARVCEVDGCPLDAILGSIEWAVETDADVINLAIPGSVTGDTVDAVYNAMDAGTLVVASIGGDGEGTVASPGAGYDSIGVGATDEDGGVADFSGGDRLDEGDFGGNWMDHWPEESYVAPDVVAPGVYVLSAQPGGEYEEFSGTSMAAAHVAGAAATIRSADPTVDSWAIRELLAQTAWKPDDWDPTEAQYHDPETGHDSRYGVGSIDLHAAVSRVTEPDPPTERFLRLGNATAAEGDTATVSLDTDLEGIAGYQARIDYDPSVVSFVEASGVDINDPTVNDENGTLTLSASQAQGVDAPTLAEVTFEAVGSAGDATDLVFDTEFTRLYTEDSMVEPAEYLDGSIAVGESACELPGDVDGDGQVTSIDATKTQQHIVGMDPGTFNEACADLNGDGEITPADVTRIQQIIVGIGS from the coding sequence ATGACTCCGAAACGACTTATCGCCCTCGTCCTGGCTGTCCTGGTGCTCGGGACCGTCTTCGCACCGCTAGGAGCGGCGAGCCCGACAACGCTCGATCCCCAGGCCACCGAGCCCGCGGACGTGGCCGACGCGACGGCACAGATCGACGACTCACTCTTCGACGAATCGGGAGAGACCGACCTCTTCCTATATCTGCCGGACGTCGGCGAGGCGACCCGACAGACCGATCCCGAGGCGGTAGAATCGGCGCTGAAGTCGATCGCCGAGCGGACCCAGGGACCGGTGCTCGACGCGCTCGACGAGTACGATTCGGTGACCGTCGAGGATACGTTCTGGATCCGCAACAGCGTGCTCGTGACGGCGGATCTCGACGCGGTCGACCTCGAGACGCTGGCAGCGATCGACGGCGTCGAGCGGATCGAACCTCACGTTTCGGTTCCGGCGCCCGAACCCGTCGAGGCGACGTCGGTCGCGCACTCGCAGGACGATCACGTCACCTGGGGGTTGGACGCGATCAACGCCCCGGACGTCTGGGGTGAGTTCGGCGTGACTGGCGAGGGCGCCCGCGTCGTCGTCGCCGACACGGGCGTCGACGCCGACCATCCCGATATCGACCTCGCCGACGAGGACGGCTGGATCGATCTCGTCGGCGATGCCGACGACCCGGTCGACGACAGCGGCCACGGCACGCACGTCAGCGGGACCCTCGTCGGCGGAAACGCCACGGGCACCGCGATCGGCGTCGCGCCAGACGCCGAACTCGGCGTCGCCAGGGTCTGCGAGGTGGACGGCTGTCCGCTGGACGCGATCCTCGGATCGATCGAGTGGGCCGTCGAGACTGACGCGGACGTCATCAATCTGGCCATCCCCGGATCGGTCACCGGCGATACCGTCGACGCCGTCTACAACGCGATGGACGCGGGGACGCTCGTCGTGGCGTCGATCGGCGGCGACGGCGAGGGGACGGTCGCCTCGCCGGGCGCCGGCTACGACTCGATCGGCGTCGGGGCGACCGACGAGGACGGCGGCGTCGCGGATTTCTCCGGCGGCGACCGGCTGGACGAGGGCGACTTCGGCGGGAACTGGATGGACCACTGGCCCGAGGAGTCGTACGTCGCGCCGGACGTCGTGGCGCCCGGCGTCTACGTGCTGAGTGCCCAGCCGGGTGGCGAGTACGAGGAGTTTTCCGGCACTTCGATGGCCGCGGCGCACGTGGCGGGTGCCGCGGCGACGATACGCTCGGCCGATCCGACCGTCGACAGCTGGGCGATCCGGGAGCTGCTGGCGCAGACGGCCTGGAAGCCGGACGACTGGGACCCGACCGAGGCGCAGTACCACGACCCGGAAACCGGGCACGACTCCCGGTACGGGGTCGGCAGCATCGATCTGCACGCCGCCGTGAGCCGGGTCACCGAGCCCGATCCGCCGACGGAGCGGTTCCTCCGGCTCGGCAACGCTACCGCGGCCGAAGGTGACACCGCGACGGTTTCGCTGGACACCGACCTCGAGGGCATCGCCGGCTACCAGGCGCGCATCGACTACGATCCGTCCGTTGTCTCGTTCGTCGAAGCGTCGGGCGTCGACATCAACGATCCGACGGTCAACGACGAGAACGGGACGCTGACGCTGTCGGCGAGTCAGGCCCAGGGCGTGGACGCGCCGACGCTCGCCGAGGTAACCTTCGAGGCGGTCGGCTCGGCAGGTGATGCCACCGACCTGGTCTTCGATACCGAGTTCACGCGACTCTATACGGAAGATAGCATGGTCGAGCCCGCGGAGTACCTCGACGGCAGCATCGCTGTCGGCGAGTCCGCCTGTGAACTGCCGGGCGACGTGGACGGCGACGGGCAGGTGACGTCGATCGACGCGACGAAGACCCAGCAACACATCGTGGGCATGGATCCCGGCACCTTCAACGAAGCCTGTGCGGATCTGAACGGTGACGGCGAGATCACGCCCGCAGACGTGACCCGGATCCAGCAGATCATCGTCGGGATCGGAAGTTGA
- a CDS encoding cohesin domain-containing protein produces MTRLLAVSLALLLVGATFAPIAGAVSGTATSTDVGASATAVSGADDIDASIAKHGSESTNEVASTAAVTVGVVGDGAYAADVAGMIEDASGGEISAEVVSGDEAAGAGYSVYVVQHIDDAAVEDFVEATSSADVGVVYLDQWNEASQDANGVEQFASVSDAVDRVEGDYDPNESADGPNYVVTDSHPIVEDYAVGESIPIHTEPFADHAWINGTTFDAIADVSVDGETKGVGLAVDDSSATVLAASSGLNQYANATAHTDAAASLLASAVAHVNPTPDEGFIRAGDATAAEGQTATVSLDTDLENIAGYQARLNYDPSVVSFVEASGVDIADPTVNDDEGTLTLSASQTNGVDAPTLADLTFEVVGSTGEATDLTFDADFTQLNTEDAIVQPAEYVAGSIAVETDTPPEGFIRLGEAEASAGQTATVSLDTDRENIAGYQARIDYDPSVVAFVEAAGVDINDPTVNAENGTLTLSASQAQGVDAPTLANLTFEAVGSAGDATDLTFDTEFTRLNTEDAIVQPAEYLDGSVTVGESACELPGDVDGDGQVTSIDATKTQQHIVGMDPGNFNEACADLNGDGEITPADVTQIQQIIVGIES; encoded by the coding sequence ATGACTCGACTGCTCGCCGTTTCGCTGGCTTTGCTCCTCGTGGGCGCGACCTTCGCGCCGATCGCGGGGGCGGTCAGCGGGACCGCGACGTCGACGGACGTCGGCGCATCGGCGACAGCAGTATCTGGCGCGGACGACATCGACGCATCGATCGCGAAACACGGTTCCGAATCGACGAACGAGGTCGCTTCGACCGCGGCGGTCACTGTCGGCGTCGTCGGCGACGGCGCGTACGCGGCCGACGTCGCCGGCATGATCGAGGACGCCTCCGGGGGCGAAATCAGCGCGGAGGTCGTCTCCGGCGACGAGGCTGCCGGCGCCGGCTACAGCGTCTACGTCGTCCAGCACATCGACGACGCCGCCGTCGAAGACTTCGTCGAGGCGACGAGTAGTGCCGACGTCGGCGTCGTCTACCTCGATCAGTGGAACGAGGCGAGCCAGGACGCCAACGGCGTCGAACAGTTCGCTTCCGTCAGCGACGCCGTCGATCGGGTCGAGGGCGACTACGATCCGAACGAGAGCGCGGACGGGCCGAACTACGTCGTGACGGATTCGCACCCGATCGTCGAGGACTACGCCGTCGGCGAGTCGATCCCGATCCACACCGAGCCGTTCGCCGATCACGCCTGGATCAACGGGACGACGTTCGACGCCATCGCCGACGTCTCCGTGGACGGCGAGACGAAGGGCGTCGGCCTCGCGGTCGACGATTCGAGCGCCACCGTCCTCGCGGCCTCCTCGGGCCTCAACCAGTACGCCAACGCCACCGCCCACACCGACGCCGCCGCCTCGCTGCTGGCCAGCGCCGTCGCGCACGTGAACCCGACGCCGGACGAGGGATTCATCCGCGCCGGTGACGCGACGGCGGCCGAAGGCCAGACGGCGACCGTCTCGCTCGATACCGACCTCGAGAACATCGCCGGCTACCAGGCCCGGCTGAACTACGATCCGTCCGTCGTCTCGTTCGTCGAAGCGTCGGGCGTCGACATCGCCGACCCGACGGTCAACGACGACGAGGGCACGCTGACGCTCTCGGCGAGCCAGACGAACGGCGTCGACGCGCCGACGCTCGCGGACCTGACCTTCGAGGTGGTCGGCTCGACGGGTGAGGCGACCGACCTCACCTTCGACGCCGACTTCACGCAACTCAACACCGAGGACGCGATCGTCCAGCCCGCCGAGTACGTCGCGGGCTCCATCGCGGTCGAAACCGATACGCCGCCGGAGGGCTTCATCCGGCTGGGTGAGGCCGAGGCGAGTGCGGGCCAGACGGCGACGGTTTCGCTCGATACGGACCGCGAGAACATCGCGGGCTACCAGGCTCGCATCGACTACGATCCGTCGGTCGTCGCGTTCGTCGAGGCCGCTGGCGTGGACATCAACGATCCGACGGTCAACGCCGAGAACGGGACGCTGACGCTGTCGGCGAGCCAGGCCCAGGGCGTGGACGCGCCGACGCTCGCGAACCTGACGTTCGAGGCGGTCGGCTCGGCGGGTGACGCGACGGATCTCACCTTCGACACCGAGTTTACCCGGCTCAACACCGAGGACGCGATCGTCCAGCCCGCGGAGTACCTCGACGGCAGCGTCACCGTCGGCGAGTCCGCCTGTGAACTGCCGGGCGACGTGGACGGCGACGGGCAGGTGACGTCGATCGACGCGACGAAGACTCAGCAGCACATCGTGGGTATGGACCCCGGCAACTTCAACGAAGCCTGTGCGGATCTGAACGGCGACGGCGAGATCACGCCGGCGGACGTGACCCAGATCCAGCAGATCATCGTCGGGATCGAGAGCTGA